Below is a window of Streptomyces qaidamensis DNA.
CTCGGTGCGGCGAGCGCCGACCACTGGTCGACCGTCCTGCTCGCGGCGGGGGTGCCCGCCGGACCGGTCAACACCCTCGACGACGCCTTCGCCTTCGCCCACAAGCTCGGCCTGCCCGGCATCGTCGACATCCCCGGCGCAGCCGACGGCGGTGGCGAGGGCACGCCCTCCCGCCAGGTGGCGCACCCCATCACGCTGAGCGGGACACCAGCGCAGTACCGCCTCCCTCCGCCCGGTCTGGGCCGGCACACCGCGGAGATCCTCGACGGCCCGCTCGACGGCTCCGACGATGCCTCCGCGTGACGCCCGGCGCGGCCCCGGCCCTGCGGAGTGCCGGCACAAGCACCTCACCGACCTCGATTTCCCGACCCTGATGACAAGGAACCACAGCATGAGCGGCACGCCCCTGAAGGACCCCCTCGACCTGCTCGACATCGCCTCCGTCCTCACCGACGAGGAGCGCGAGATCCAGGCCACGGTCGCCAAGTTCCTCGCCGACCGGGTGCGTCCGCACATCGGCGAGTGGTTCGAGAACGCGCACTTCGCCCGCGAACTAGCCCCGGAACTAGGCAAGTTGGGTGTGCTCGGCATGCACCTCGAAGGCTACGGCTGCGCCGGGACGAACGCGGTGAGCTACGGCCTGGCATGCCTGGAGCTGGAGGCGGCCGACTCCGGGTTCCGCAGCTTCGTCTCCGTGCAGGGCTCGCTGTCGATGTTCTCCATCTGGAAGTGGGGTTCGGAGGAGCAGAAGCAGGAGTGGCTGCCCCGGCTGGCCGCCGGCGAGGCGATCGGCTGCTTCGGCCTGACCGAACCCGACTTCGGCAGCAACCCGTCCGGCATGCGCACCAAGGCCGTCCGCGACGGCGACGACTGGATCCTGAACGGCTCCAAGATGTGGATCACCAACGGAGGCATCGCCGACGTCGCCACCGTCTGGGCGCAGACCGAGGACGGCGTCCGCGGCTTCCTCGTGCCCCGCGGCACCCCTGGTTTCACCACGCAGGACATCAAGCAGAAGATGTCGCTGCGCGCCTCGATCACCTCCGAGCTCTACTTCGACCAGGTACGGCTGCCCGACTCCGCGCGGCTGCCCCTGGCGCAGGGCCTGCGCGGACCGCTGTCCTGCCTGAACGAGGCCCGCTTCGGCATCCTCTTCGGCGTCCTGGGCGCGGCCCGGGACTCGCTGCAGGCCGCGATCGGCTACGCCGACTCCCGCGTGCAGTTCGGCAAGCCGATCAGCGCCTTCCAGCTCACCCAGAAGAAGCTCACCGACATGACCGTGTCCCTGGGCGGCGCCGCACTCCTCGCCGTGCACCTGGGCCGGCTGAAGGACCAGCACCGCATCCGGCCCGAGCAGATCAGCGTCGGCAAGCTCAACAACGTCCGGGAAGCCATCGCCATCGCACGCGAGTGCCGCACCGTCCTCGGCGCCAACGGCGTCTCCCTGGAGTACTCGCCCCTGCGCCACGCCAACAACCTCGAGTCCGTCCGCACGTACGAGGGCACCGACGAGATGCACACGCTCGTCGTCGGCCAGGCGGTCACCGGCTATCCGGCGTTCCGCTGACCACCCGGAACCGGAGGAGGACGACCGTGAACATCGTCGTACTGGTCAAGCAGGTCCCGGACACCAGCGCGGAGCGCACCCTCGCCGGGGCGGACCACACCCTCGACCGCGAGAGCGCCGACCTCGTGCTGGACGAGATCGACGAGCGCGCGGCGGAGGAGGCCCTCACCCTCAAGGAGGCCGTGGGGGCCGAGGTCACCGTCGTGTCCATGGGACCCGACACCGCGCTCGACGCGATCCGCAAGGTCCTGGCGATGGGCGCCGACCGCGGCATCCACATCTGCGACGACAGGCTGCGGGGCGCCGACGTGGTGACCACCGCGCGGGTGCTGGCGGCAGCCGTGCGGACGGTGGGGGACGTCGGCCTGGTGCTCGCGGGCAACGCGACGACCGACGGGCAGGCGAGCGCGGTACCCGCCATGGTCGCGGACCTGCTCGGCCTGCCGCAGCTGACGCACGCCCGGGAGCTGAACGTGGACGCGGGACGGGTGCGCGCCGAGCGCGAGACCGAGCAGGGCGAGACCACGCTCGACGCACCCCTGCCCGCGCTGGTCAGTGTCACCGAGAAGATCAACGAACCCCGCTACCCCTCCTTCAAGGGGATCATGGCCGCAAAGAAGAAGCCGGTGGAGACGGTCTGCCTCGACGAGCTGTTCCCCGACACGGACGGCACCGGATTCCTCACCACCCGCACCCGTGTGGTGGAGGCCGTGCCGCGTCCGGCGCGGGCGGCCGGCACGCGCGTCACGGACGACGGCTCGGCCGGCCGGCAGCTCGTCGAATTTCTCATCGCCCAGAAGCTCGTCTGAACGCCCGACAAGCCCGACCATGAAGCAGGCACCCATGCCCGATGTCCTCGTCCTCGTCGACCACGACGGGGAACATGTCCACAAGACCACTTACGAACTCCTCACCGCAGCACGGAGGCTGGGCGAGCCGGCGGCCGTCGTGGTCGGAACTCCCGGCACCGCTGCCCGCCTGGAGGCGTCCCTGGCCCGCCATGGCGCCAGGAGCGTCTACGCGGCCGAATCCGCCGAGGTGGACGAGTTCCTCGGCACGCCGGCCGTAGACGCCCTGGAACGCGCGGCCGGGGAGGCTTCCCCCGCCGCCGTTCTGGTCTCCGCGACGACGGACGGCAAGGAGGTGGCGGGGCGTCTGGCGGCGCGGCTGGACACCGGGCTGCTGATCGACGCGGTCGACGTGGACTCCTCCCGCGTGGTCACCCAGGTCGTCTTCGGCGGGTCGTACACCGTGCGCTCACAGGTCACGCACGGCATGCCGGTGATCACACTGCGGCCGGGGTCGTTCGAGGCGGAGGAGTGTCCGGTGCGGGCGGAGGTGAAGGAGCTCGCCCTGCCGCCGGCCGCCCCTACGAGCTGCGCCCGCGTCACCGCCCGTCGCGGCGCGATCGCAGGGGACCGTCCCGAACTCACCGAGGCGGCCGTCGTCGTCTCCGGCGGACGCGGGGTCGGAGGAGCGGAGGGCTTCTCGGTGGTGGAGGACCTGGCCGACGCCCTGGGAGGCGCGGTGGGCGCCTCACGCGCCGCGGTGGACGCCGGCTACTACCCGCACCAATACCAGGTCGGACAGACCGGCAAGTCCGTCTCGCCCCAGCTGTACATCGCCCTGGGCATCTCGGGAGCCATTCAGCACCTGGCGGGGATGCAGACCTCCAGG
It encodes the following:
- a CDS encoding acyl-CoA dehydrogenase family protein, producing the protein MSGTPLKDPLDLLDIASVLTDEEREIQATVAKFLADRVRPHIGEWFENAHFARELAPELGKLGVLGMHLEGYGCAGTNAVSYGLACLELEAADSGFRSFVSVQGSLSMFSIWKWGSEEQKQEWLPRLAAGEAIGCFGLTEPDFGSNPSGMRTKAVRDGDDWILNGSKMWITNGGIADVATVWAQTEDGVRGFLVPRGTPGFTTQDIKQKMSLRASITSELYFDQVRLPDSARLPLAQGLRGPLSCLNEARFGILFGVLGAARDSLQAAIGYADSRVQFGKPISAFQLTQKKLTDMTVSLGGAALLAVHLGRLKDQHRIRPEQISVGKLNNVREAIAIARECRTVLGANGVSLEYSPLRHANNLESVRTYEGTDEMHTLVVGQAVTGYPAFR
- a CDS encoding electron transfer flavoprotein subunit beta/FixA family protein, whose protein sequence is MNIVVLVKQVPDTSAERTLAGADHTLDRESADLVLDEIDERAAEEALTLKEAVGAEVTVVSMGPDTALDAIRKVLAMGADRGIHICDDRLRGADVVTTARVLAAAVRTVGDVGLVLAGNATTDGQASAVPAMVADLLGLPQLTHARELNVDAGRVRAERETEQGETTLDAPLPALVSVTEKINEPRYPSFKGIMAAKKKPVETVCLDELFPDTDGTGFLTTRTRVVEAVPRPARAAGTRVTDDGSAGRQLVEFLIAQKLV
- a CDS encoding electron transfer flavoprotein subunit alpha/FixB family protein; translation: MPDVLVLVDHDGEHVHKTTYELLTAARRLGEPAAVVVGTPGTAARLEASLARHGARSVYAAESAEVDEFLGTPAVDALERAAGEASPAAVLVSATTDGKEVAGRLAARLDTGLLIDAVDVDSSRVVTQVVFGGSYTVRSQVTHGMPVITLRPGSFEAEECPVRAEVKELALPPAAPTSCARVTARRGAIAGDRPELTEAAVVVSGGRGVGGAEGFSVVEDLADALGGAVGASRAAVDAGYYPHQYQVGQTGKSVSPQLYIALGISGAIQHLAGMQTSRTIVAVNKDPEAPILDLADYGVVGDLFAVAPELTRQVAARRAAD